From the genome of Geoglobus ahangari, one region includes:
- a CDS encoding (Fe-S)-binding protein, with product MPITPMEIYKLLPKTNCKKCGEQTCMAFAFKVVNRERQIEECTPLFEEAKYEKQKEELLKLLEPLKEATETGLIVDESKCSGCANCIVVCPVHAAEDPYGSGSGYGPKIEDPIYRLENGVLKVINMQKCRRYGKNRVLCVACRENCPSDAISFLEG from the coding sequence ATGCCAATCACGCCAATGGAGATTTACAAGCTATTGCCGAAAACCAACTGCAAGAAGTGCGGAGAGCAGACGTGCATGGCCTTTGCCTTCAAGGTCGTCAACAGGGAGAGGCAGATCGAGGAGTGCACGCCGCTTTTTGAGGAGGCGAAGTACGAGAAGCAGAAGGAGGAGCTGCTCAAGCTCCTCGAGCCCCTGAAGGAGGCAACCGAAACGGGGCTGATAGTGGACGAGTCGAAGTGCTCCGGCTGTGCGAACTGCATCGTCGTCTGTCCGGTGCACGCTGCGGAGGATCCCTATGGTTCTGGGAGCGGCTACGGGCCGAAAATTGAGGATCCGATTTACAGGCTTGAGAATGGAGTGCTGAAGGTAATTAACATGCAGAAGTGCAGAAGGTACGGGAAGAACAGGGTTCTCTGCGTCGCCTGCAGGGAGAACTGTCCAAGCGATGCTATAAGCTTTCTGGAGGGATGA